The following are from one region of the Leptospira neocaledonica genome:
- a CDS encoding UvrD-helicase domain-containing protein, which translates to MNLSKFSEAQQEIIQDRSRFLQVIAAAGSGKTSTLVGVVQNELSQGTSGEEILVLSFTRKAAGEIKERIKKKTNDGSVRVHTFHAFCLRALITWHPDFRNKRPSILTSTEKNVFFREWFRKKSDTIGGIPYEFLIGGSTLPSHFPQTWKNPLLEDYKNFKRKEGKLDLDDLVTMFLDSLENGEAWTEIPKRSLKRILVDEFQDTDPEQLRFLKLLSERSKILVVGDDSQGIYSFRRADIFNFLNFPEMFQPCTRKFLNTNYRSLPKIVDTSSIPISKNKNKIEKKVIAHRKGKAIVSRIKIDKIPELFTYLGELYKRSGGELKILCRSNHRIREYIRAGVPPELLLTIHSAKGLEFHTIIVDLVDGWNLRKDSSEQIREEEHRVLYVALSRAKDCLIILGKRTGSSRETAEDLFFSYFKRDIPIFRS; encoded by the coding sequence ATGAACCTTTCCAAATTCAGTGAAGCCCAACAAGAGATCATACAAGATCGTTCCAGATTTTTACAAGTTATAGCAGCCGCAGGCTCCGGAAAGACCAGCACCTTAGTAGGAGTAGTACAAAATGAGCTCTCTCAAGGTACAAGCGGAGAAGAAATACTGGTCCTCAGTTTCACTCGCAAAGCAGCCGGAGAGATCAAAGAAAGAATTAAAAAGAAAACGAATGATGGATCGGTTCGAGTGCATACGTTTCATGCTTTCTGCCTGAGAGCATTGATCACTTGGCATCCTGATTTTCGAAACAAAAGACCTTCTATCCTGACTTCCACCGAAAAGAACGTATTTTTTAGGGAATGGTTCCGTAAAAAATCGGATACCATCGGCGGAATCCCGTATGAGTTTTTGATCGGCGGTTCTACGTTACCTTCTCATTTTCCCCAAACTTGGAAAAATCCATTATTAGAAGATTATAAAAACTTTAAACGAAAAGAAGGAAAGCTGGATCTGGACGATTTAGTAACCATGTTTCTGGATTCTTTAGAAAACGGAGAAGCTTGGACCGAGATTCCTAAAAGAAGTTTAAAAAGGATCTTGGTGGATGAATTCCAAGACACCGATCCGGAACAACTTAGATTTTTAAAATTACTCTCGGAACGATCTAAGATCTTGGTAGTAGGAGACGATAGCCAAGGTATATACTCGTTCAGAAGAGCAGATATATTCAATTTTTTGAATTTTCCCGAGATGTTCCAACCCTGCACTCGAAAATTCCTGAACACAAATTATAGGTCTCTGCCGAAAATCGTGGATACTTCTTCCATTCCTATCTCCAAAAATAAGAACAAAATCGAAAAGAAAGTAATCGCTCATAGAAAAGGAAAGGCGATCGTTTCCAGGATCAAAATAGATAAGATCCCGGAATTATTTACTTATTTAGGAGAATTATATAAACGAAGCGGAGGTGAATTAAAGATACTATGTCGTTCCAATCATAGAATCAGAGAGTATATACGAGCGGGAGTTCCGCCTGAATTATTACTTACGATCCATTCTGCTAAAGGTCTTGAGTTCCACACAATCATCGTAGATTTGGTGGACGGGTGGAATCTCAGAAAAGATTCTTCGGAGCAGATCAGGGAAGAAGAACATAGAGTTCTATATGTTGCGCTTTCGAGAGCCAAGGATTGTCTCATTATCTTGGGTAAAAGAACAGGTTCAAGTAGAGAAACCGCCGAGGACTTATTTTTCTCTTATTTTAAGAGAGATATTCCTATCTTCAGATCCTGA
- a CDS encoding polyhydroxyalkanoate synthesis regulator DNA-binding domain-containing protein, with the protein MKVLKRYANRRLYDPETSKTITLEDVAEMIIAGEEIKVIDNMSGADITPKILGQTFLKVSLGQRNEEFSNYMLSALIRETGKDISALFGRLVLGGIGLAYLTKEKMDRILQSMVALGELRLEEVKSYREDLLTHLAQRASENSEQIQEDLKKVGRELEEGGEKELAVEDLSEKIRKIAERVKETESL; encoded by the coding sequence ATGAAAGTTCTGAAAAGATACGCAAACAGAAGGTTGTACGATCCCGAAACCAGCAAAACGATTACTCTAGAAGATGTCGCCGAGATGATCATCGCAGGCGAAGAGATCAAAGTGATCGATAATATGAGCGGAGCGGACATTACTCCTAAGATTCTAGGCCAAACCTTTCTCAAGGTAAGTTTGGGCCAGAGAAACGAAGAATTTTCCAATTATATGCTTTCTGCCCTGATCCGAGAAACAGGCAAAGATATCAGTGCATTATTCGGCCGTTTGGTCCTAGGAGGTATAGGTCTTGCCTATCTAACCAAGGAAAAAATGGATAGGATCCTGCAGAGTATGGTGGCTTTGGGAGAACTTCGTTTGGAAGAAGTGAAAAGTTACCGCGAAGACCTACTCACTCATTTGGCCCAGAGAGCCAGCGAAAACAGCGAACAGATCCAGGAAGACCTGAAAAAAGTAGGTCGAGAATTGGAAGAAGGCGGCGAAAAGGAATTGGCTGTCGAGGATCTATCGGAGAAAATTCGCAAGATTGCGGAAAGAGTCAAGGAAACCGAGTCCTTATAA
- a CDS encoding metal-dependent hydrolase, which yields MSVKAERKERTIKPINGDSPSVRKMDFEGLDQLSDHYVAGNSFLTHMVNAYHVIFPEGERFFIKSVKAFADQVKDPALQNSIKGFIGQEVQHGKEHEKALEMLVKQKRPVSKILNFYVKTAYGFFWPVLEFIFGKKLKLAVTAGLEHYTASLGEVTLRFGLHEQAEGEMRNLLLWHACEEIEHKSVAYDVLQTVSKSYTLRTLGFIVASIMFWGYAMTLQHMFILADPKVGLKRYFSDLIASGSYTRLVIIEVGKLAFLYFKPGFHPNQTGGYDLANAALATI from the coding sequence ATGTCAGTGAAGGCAGAAAGAAAAGAACGAACTATTAAACCGATCAACGGCGACTCTCCGAGCGTTCGTAAGATGGACTTCGAAGGGTTGGACCAATTATCAGATCATTATGTGGCGGGAAATTCTTTCCTGACCCATATGGTAAATGCATATCATGTGATCTTTCCGGAAGGAGAAAGATTCTTTATTAAAAGTGTAAAAGCTTTTGCGGATCAAGTGAAGGATCCTGCATTACAAAATAGTATTAAAGGTTTTATCGGGCAAGAAGTACAACACGGAAAAGAGCATGAAAAAGCTCTAGAGATGTTGGTAAAACAAAAACGTCCTGTTTCTAAGATCCTGAATTTTTATGTAAAGACTGCTTATGGATTCTTTTGGCCGGTCTTGGAATTTATCTTCGGCAAAAAATTGAAACTCGCAGTGACTGCAGGTTTGGAACATTACACCGCTTCCTTAGGAGAAGTTACCTTAAGATTCGGTCTTCATGAACAAGCAGAAGGAGAGATGAGAAACCTTCTACTTTGGCATGCATGCGAAGAGATAGAGCATAAGTCTGTTGCTTATGATGTTCTTCAAACCGTTTCCAAAAGTTATACTTTGAGAACTTTAGGATTTATCGTGGCCTCCATCATGTTCTGGGGATACGCAATGACATTACAACATATGTTTATTTTGGCAGATCCTAAGGTCGGATTGAAAAGATATTTCTCCGATCTTATCGCTTCAGGTTCTTACACAAGATTGGTTATTATAGAAGTTGGAAAACTAGCCTTCTTATATTTCAAACCAGGTTTTCATCCGAACCAGACCGGCGGTTACGATCTGGCAAATGCTGCATTAGCGACTATTTAA
- a CDS encoding HEAT repeat domain-containing protein produces the protein MSTVRILVLGIILSLTAQLSAKEQIYEKLDQLFYDQVKKLESGNLEERIQAADYLRFVSSKLAVRPLLKALKGNPNVPKSEENSPTLKFTIAQALGAMESDVAGPGMLEEFKKISAVVQEGDYPSFSSPEGYNTVIAAGEIIRNVGLLPYTKENQEAIVNALNHPNFYVRASAADGLKNLNRKDVLSQLNSAIDKEKNPFAKVAILNAIVFINRIANQKFYDMCAFLKDESPLVRYRASIAVGEVDLKAGEYSLREALLIEHDKMVREQIKKDLASVTGFKMPANTLLFSD, from the coding sequence ATGTCGACCGTAAGAATCCTTGTCCTTGGAATTATATTATCACTAACCGCTCAACTTTCTGCAAAAGAGCAGATCTATGAGAAGTTGGACCAATTGTTTTACGACCAAGTCAAAAAATTGGAAAGCGGCAACCTAGAAGAGAGAATCCAGGCTGCAGATTATCTAAGATTCGTAAGCAGTAAGCTGGCGGTCCGCCCTCTTCTGAAGGCATTAAAAGGAAATCCAAACGTTCCTAAATCCGAGGAAAATTCCCCTACCTTAAAATTCACCATCGCCCAAGCATTGGGGGCCATGGAATCCGATGTTGCCGGACCTGGAATGTTGGAAGAATTTAAGAAGATTTCTGCAGTTGTTCAGGAAGGAGATTATCCTTCTTTCAGTTCTCCCGAAGGTTACAATACAGTGATCGCAGCAGGAGAGATTATCCGAAATGTGGGACTTCTTCCATACACTAAAGAAAACCAAGAAGCGATCGTAAACGCTTTGAACCATCCGAATTTTTATGTAAGAGCTTCTGCAGCTGACGGGTTGAAAAACCTAAACCGAAAGGATGTACTATCCCAATTGAATTCCGCAATTGATAAGGAAAAAAATCCTTTTGCGAAAGTTGCGATCCTAAACGCGATCGTTTTTATCAATCGTATCGCGAACCAAAAGTTCTATGATATGTGTGCATTCTTAAAAGACGAATCTCCTCTAGTTCGATATAGGGCATCCATTGCGGTGGGAGAAGTGGATCTAAAAGCGGGAGAATATTCTCTTAGAGAAGCGTTACTCATCGAGCACGATAAAATGGTAAGAGAGCAGATCAAAAAGGACCTGGCAAGTGTGACAGGATTCAAGATGCCTGCAAATACTCTATTGTTTAGCGACTGA
- a CDS encoding prohibitin family protein, whose amino-acid sequence MTRFQFLTKSLSLFALLSLSLLAGTGCYTNIRPGEAGLRYHPLTSGLQKDLLTNAIYFYAPWNDVVLYQTQWTSYKEKVDVLTRDDLTINVVAAVILRPVPGEIYNLQIEIGPDYYEKVVRPQFRTSVRNALSAYSMIKISKETPKVSQDIRQALGEKLRGKHVEIDDVIIDDIEYSRPILTAIEGKLTKEQEQEQMKFEINIAKKDAEITVIHAEAKAKSTVIEAEGTAQATVIEAQARAKAQKMIAAQLTKQYLQLKAFENPNTKLLFVPTGKDALPMIINTPTDGPKPIDLPPSGDK is encoded by the coding sequence ATGACCAGGTTTCAATTTTTGACTAAAAGTTTGAGTTTGTTTGCCCTTCTTTCCCTGAGCTTGCTCGCCGGAACGGGTTGTTACACGAATATTCGGCCTGGAGAGGCAGGACTCAGATATCACCCTTTAACGAGCGGGCTCCAAAAGGACCTATTGACAAATGCAATTTATTTCTACGCTCCATGGAACGATGTAGTATTGTACCAAACCCAGTGGACCTCCTACAAAGAAAAAGTGGATGTTCTTACCAGAGATGATTTGACCATCAATGTGGTAGCTGCAGTCATTCTGAGACCAGTCCCGGGAGAGATCTATAATCTTCAAATAGAGATTGGTCCCGATTATTACGAAAAAGTGGTGCGCCCTCAATTCAGGACATCTGTTCGTAACGCGTTATCCGCATATAGTATGATCAAAATTTCTAAGGAAACTCCTAAGGTCTCTCAGGATATTCGCCAAGCCTTGGGAGAAAAATTAAGAGGCAAACATGTAGAAATAGATGATGTGATCATAGACGATATTGAATACAGCCGTCCCATCCTGACTGCAATAGAAGGTAAACTTACCAAAGAGCAAGAACAGGAACAGATGAAGTTCGAGATCAATATAGCGAAAAAGGATGCGGAAATCACAGTGATCCACGCGGAAGCTAAAGCAAAATCCACAGTGATCGAAGCGGAAGGAACCGCACAAGCAACTGTGATCGAAGCCCAAGCAAGAGCAAAAGCTCAGAAGATGATCGCGGCCCAGTTGACAAAACAATATCTGCAACTAAAAGCTTTCGAAAATCCTAATACAAAACTTTTATTTGTCCCGACCGGAAAAGATGCGCTTCCTATGATCATAAATACTCCGACGGACGGTCCGAAACCTATAGATCTTCCTCCTTCAGGGGATAAATAA
- a CDS encoding fatty acid desaturase, with translation MKKNTELKETLGSVREIISDSSFENPTYLGIAYFIRDLFFFSVTIFLLWNTETWYYLPFLWAFAGMIIASLFIIGHDACHGSLFKSERLSYWIGQIAMLPSLHAYNQWGYGHNRVHHGHTIKVKGDFVWHPVTPEQYKNFGIFRKVFHRLSWSAFGGGIYYLVEIWLKGMVLFTAPMKEALRDKLLMLTFAFGSAGAVFYFGGNTPNGFDIGLGTWFFLKVWLLPFISWNYFIGVTVYVHHIRPEVPWKEADEWTPFYGQMRGTVNYHVPALLNFFMHNIFIHSPHHVHMKIPFYKLGQALEEIKVHYGAYVVERKSVWKDYLESTSKCKLMDPDTGRWMTYSEAFNDEDESEPELETAAT, from the coding sequence ATGAAAAAGAATACCGAACTGAAAGAAACTCTTGGAAGTGTAAGGGAGATTATCTCCGATAGCAGCTTCGAAAATCCTACTTATCTTGGAATCGCTTACTTTATCCGAGATTTATTTTTCTTCTCGGTCACCATATTCTTACTTTGGAATACCGAGACTTGGTATTATCTTCCTTTTCTTTGGGCATTTGCAGGAATGATTATCGCTTCTCTTTTTATTATCGGACACGATGCCTGTCACGGTTCCTTATTCAAAAGTGAAAGACTTTCTTATTGGATCGGACAGATCGCGATGCTGCCTTCTTTGCATGCATACAACCAATGGGGATATGGACATAATCGGGTCCATCATGGGCATACGATCAAAGTAAAAGGTGATTTCGTATGGCATCCTGTGACTCCGGAACAATATAAAAATTTTGGAATATTCAGAAAGGTTTTCCATAGACTTTCCTGGTCCGCATTCGGTGGAGGGATCTATTATCTGGTGGAGATTTGGCTAAAAGGAATGGTTCTTTTTACTGCCCCTATGAAAGAAGCTCTCAGAGATAAATTGCTTATGCTTACTTTTGCATTCGGTTCTGCCGGCGCGGTTTTTTATTTCGGAGGGAATACTCCTAACGGATTCGATATAGGATTAGGAACTTGGTTTTTCCTGAAAGTATGGCTTCTTCCTTTTATCTCTTGGAATTATTTCATCGGAGTTACCGTATATGTGCATCATATTCGCCCGGAAGTTCCTTGGAAAGAAGCGGATGAATGGACTCCGTTTTACGGACAAATGAGAGGAACGGTAAATTATCATGTTCCTGCGTTGCTAAACTTCTTCATGCATAATATTTTTATTCATTCTCCTCATCATGTTCACATGAAAATTCCTTTCTACAAACTTGGCCAAGCTTTGGAAGAAATCAAAGTCCATTACGGAGCTTACGTAGTAGAAAGAAAATCAGTTTGGAAAGATTATCTAGAATCCACGTCTAAATGTAAACTGATGGATCCGGACACCGGAAGATGGATGACCTATTCGGAAGCATTTAATGACGAAGATGAATCTGAACCGGAATTGGAGACCGCAGCAACTTAA
- a CDS encoding DedA family protein, translated as METIKYLLDFFLHLENHLDALIVAYGTWIYLILFLIIFCETGLVVTPILPGDSLLFALGAFAARGSLDLGTLLILLIIAAILGDTVNYAIGHLAGEQILAKEKVPFLNKKHLEKAHQFYEEYGGKTIIIARFIPIVRTFAPFVAGIGSMTYAKFILYNIVGGVVWIALFLFGGYKFGNLEFVQRNFKIVILAIIVISIMPAVIEYIREKRKTKSS; from the coding sequence TTGGAAACTATCAAATATCTTTTGGACTTCTTTTTGCATCTGGAAAATCATTTGGATGCGTTGATCGTTGCTTATGGCACTTGGATCTATCTGATCCTATTCTTGATCATCTTTTGTGAAACCGGTCTTGTTGTAACTCCTATACTTCCGGGAGATAGCTTGCTCTTTGCTTTAGGCGCATTTGCGGCTAGAGGAAGTTTAGATCTTGGAACACTATTGATCCTTCTGATCATTGCTGCGATCTTAGGTGACACAGTCAATTATGCGATCGGTCATTTAGCAGGTGAACAGATCCTTGCAAAGGAGAAGGTCCCCTTCTTAAATAAAAAACACCTGGAAAAAGCCCATCAATTTTACGAAGAATATGGTGGAAAAACTATCATCATCGCAAGATTTATTCCGATCGTTAGGACATTCGCTCCTTTTGTTGCCGGGATCGGAAGTATGACTTATGCTAAATTCATTTTGTATAATATAGTCGGTGGAGTGGTTTGGATCGCTCTATTCTTATTCGGTGGTTATAAGTTCGGTAACCTTGAATTTGTCCAAAGAAATTTCAAAATTGTTATTCTCGCGATCATAGTCATTTCAATAATGCCTGCGGTGATCGAGTATATTAGAGAAAAAAGAAAGACTAAATCTTCTTAA
- a CDS encoding methyltransferase family protein: MIYSIFLIGLFLAVVSSFLIDHFELFGLRQAWSFLMKTEKRSAEFATPSLYRFVRHPMMLGMILVLWSTPLMNAGHLILSAGMTVYIIIGTFFEEKDLVRIFGEKYLQYKRRVPMLWPSLNIKQKIKSE; encoded by the coding sequence ATGATCTATTCGATTTTTTTAATAGGATTATTCTTAGCCGTAGTTTCCAGTTTTTTGATTGATCACTTTGAACTTTTTGGATTGCGGCAAGCTTGGAGTTTTCTAATGAAAACTGAAAAACGTTCAGCGGAATTTGCCACACCGTCACTTTATAGGTTTGTGCGTCATCCTATGATGCTAGGAATGATTTTGGTCTTGTGGAGTACTCCGTTAATGAATGCAGGGCATCTCATTCTTTCGGCAGGTATGACAGTCTATATCATCATAGGAACATTTTTTGAAGAGAAAGATTTGGTTCGTATTTTCGGCGAAAAGTATCTGCAATATAAACGTAGGGTTCCTATGCTTTGGCCTTCTCTTAACATAAAACAAAAGATTAAATCTGAGTAG
- a CDS encoding adenylate/guanylate cyclase domain-containing protein: MKKVNDIYDAILEWFQAKKITSGLTQSEARPVRTTFYTQLSMLAIPTLLVVSIYFNEPPETHTFSFIHYFLLIIPLLFAFYLLRLRYYNLSAVITLVAVNYHLLALTMSQADDPAPLGFLVTSILSFLMISKKFNTVRVVISILPLGLFLFSQYYYKVLGGDAIFGPPRWVVPAEYLMPPLVLLCVLFVLIIYQFVKAVDLAEAKLTEEHKKSEQLLLNILPEEIAQELKEKGVSEPRVHRSATVCFTDFKGFTQIAETLSPTELVAELDRCFSYFDSVMERHNLEKLKTIGDSYMFAGSIPESNRTHAVDCVMAALEIQAFMNQMKEIKANQGLPYWELRLGIHSGDLIAGVIGEKKFAYDVWSDTVNTASRCESSGIPGRINISGTTYELVKDFFECEYRGAVPAKNKGEIEMYFVNGLLADLRRAGEDRIPNEEFRRRYKQL; this comes from the coding sequence ATGAAGAAAGTAAATGATATATATGATGCGATTCTGGAATGGTTTCAGGCTAAAAAAATCACGAGTGGTCTGACTCAATCCGAAGCAAGGCCGGTCCGAACTACATTTTACACTCAATTGAGTATGCTTGCGATCCCAACACTACTAGTTGTCTCAATCTATTTTAATGAACCTCCTGAAACCCATACCTTCTCTTTTATCCATTATTTCCTTCTTATCATTCCGTTACTATTTGCATTTTATTTATTAAGATTACGTTATTATAATTTATCTGCGGTAATTACATTAGTCGCTGTTAATTATCACCTTTTAGCGCTGACAATGTCTCAAGCGGATGATCCTGCACCGTTAGGGTTTCTAGTTACTTCTATTTTGTCATTTCTAATGATCTCTAAGAAGTTTAATACTGTAAGGGTCGTAATCTCTATTTTGCCTTTAGGGCTTTTTCTTTTTAGCCAGTACTATTATAAAGTTTTAGGCGGGGATGCGATATTTGGTCCACCGAGATGGGTAGTACCGGCCGAGTATCTTATGCCCCCTCTGGTACTACTATGCGTTCTTTTCGTTCTGATTATTTACCAATTTGTGAAGGCGGTAGATTTGGCAGAAGCAAAGTTAACGGAAGAGCATAAAAAGTCGGAGCAATTGCTTCTTAATATATTGCCGGAAGAAATTGCCCAAGAGTTAAAAGAAAAGGGAGTTTCAGAACCTCGCGTACATCGCAGTGCAACGGTTTGTTTTACCGACTTCAAGGGTTTCACTCAGATTGCGGAGACTCTATCGCCCACGGAACTTGTTGCGGAGCTCGACCGTTGCTTCTCTTATTTTGATAGTGTAATGGAAAGGCATAATCTCGAGAAGCTCAAGACGATAGGGGACAGTTACATGTTCGCGGGTAGTATCCCGGAATCGAATCGAACACATGCTGTGGACTGCGTGATGGCCGCTCTGGAGATCCAAGCATTCATGAATCAAATGAAAGAAATCAAAGCAAACCAAGGCCTACCATACTGGGAGCTTCGACTTGGGATCCACTCAGGCGATTTGATAGCTGGCGTAATTGGTGAGAAGAAGTTTGCATACGACGTATGGAGCGATACTGTCAATACTGCAAGCAGATGTGAATCATCCGGTATTCCCGGCCGTATCAATATTTCTGGTACCACATACGAACTAGTAAAAGATTTCTTCGAATGCGAATACAGGGGAGCAGTGCCTGCCAAAAACAAAGGAGAGATCGAAATGTACTTTGTGAATGGACTCTTGGCAGATCTTCGACGAGCGGGAGAAGATAGAATTCCAAACGAAGAGTTTCGGAGAAGATATAAGCAGCTTTGA
- a CDS encoding metal-dependent hydrolase → MSTQTKNKNLKSIDANSPTVRKMNFEGLENLPDHYIANNSFMTHTVNAYHILFPEGERFFIKSVKAFADQVKDPGLSSRVKSFIGQEVQHGKEHEKILEILKGQGRPITLMEKVYKWTAFSFFLPVFEFFFGKKLKLAVTAGLEHYTASMAEISIRNNFHDDAYGEMRSLLLWHACEEIEHKSVAYDVLQTVSKSHFLRVMGFIVASFMFWGYALSLQHWFLLTDKKVGFRKYFQDMKSARKIGRILYPQLFSAALLYFKRDFHPDQTGGYELANAALITI, encoded by the coding sequence ATGAGTACCCAAACTAAGAATAAAAATTTAAAATCAATAGATGCGAATTCTCCTACTGTTCGTAAGATGAATTTCGAAGGTCTAGAAAATTTGCCTGACCATTATATCGCAAATAACTCATTCATGACCCATACTGTGAATGCCTATCATATACTATTTCCGGAAGGAGAAAGATTTTTTATCAAGAGTGTAAAAGCTTTCGCAGACCAAGTGAAAGACCCAGGTCTTTCTTCCAGAGTAAAATCTTTTATCGGACAAGAAGTTCAACACGGAAAAGAACACGAAAAGATCCTAGAAATCTTAAAAGGCCAAGGGAGACCTATCACTCTAATGGAGAAGGTTTACAAATGGACCGCTTTCAGCTTTTTCTTGCCTGTATTCGAATTTTTCTTCGGTAAAAAACTGAAACTTGCGGTAACTGCGGGTCTGGAACATTATACAGCTAGTATGGCTGAAATCTCTATCCGAAATAATTTCCATGACGATGCATACGGAGAAATGAGAAGCCTACTTCTTTGGCATGCTTGCGAAGAGATAGAACATAAATCAGTTGCGTATGACGTTCTTCAGACGGTTTCTAAAAGCCATTTCCTAAGAGTTATGGGATTCATCGTAGCATCCTTCATGTTCTGGGGATACGCTTTAAGTCTACAACATTGGTTCCTGCTCACTGATAAGAAAGTAGGATTCCGTAAATATTTCCAAGATATGAAGTCTGCACGTAAGATTGGAAGGATCTTATATCCTCAACTTTTCAGCGCGGCACTTCTGTATTTCAAAAGAGATTTCCATCCGGACCAAACAGGCGGATACGAGCTTGCGAATGCGGCTCTGATAACTATCTAG
- a CDS encoding ArsR/SmtB family transcription factor encodes MQTLDSTFAALADSTRRAILMRLAKEDLTVMELAKPFKMSQPAISRHLRVLEEAGLISTTIRAQERPRRLETAQLKKATDWIEKYRQIWEKRYQVLDGLLEELQTMQIKGDQ; translated from the coding sequence ATGCAAACCCTCGATTCTACCTTTGCCGCGCTTGCTGACTCAACTCGCCGAGCGATACTCATGCGTCTCGCAAAAGAAGACTTAACAGTTATGGAACTCGCAAAACCCTTCAAAATGAGCCAGCCGGCTATTTCACGGCATCTCAGAGTTTTGGAGGAAGCCGGTCTTATCTCAACCACGATCCGCGCACAGGAGCGCCCGCGTAGGCTTGAAACTGCGCAGCTCAAAAAGGCTACGGATTGGATTGAGAAATACCGCCAGATATGGGAGAAACGTTATCAAGTACTCGATGGGTTACTCGAAGAATTGCAGACGATGCAAATAAAAGGAGATCAATGA
- a CDS encoding MarR family winged helix-turn-helix transcriptional regulator: MKQDRLLVLITALRDQILDEIKKDYLRFGLTNITPAMGAVLCTLKSDRPQSMKEIAKQIFRDQSSVTPLVQKLVDLNLAIQERSSVDARESQVRLTMSGRNSRLKIIRAGRKMNARLYRGMSAVDRKHLISLLAQLKK, translated from the coding sequence ATGAAACAAGACAGACTGTTAGTTCTGATTACGGCATTGCGAGATCAAATCCTAGATGAAATAAAGAAAGATTATCTACGTTTCGGACTGACGAATATAACACCCGCGATGGGCGCCGTTCTTTGCACTCTCAAAAGTGATCGCCCACAATCGATGAAAGAGATAGCGAAACAAATTTTTAGGGACCAATCTAGCGTTACTCCGTTAGTGCAAAAGTTGGTCGATTTAAATTTAGCAATTCAGGAACGTTCATCCGTTGATGCTAGGGAGAGTCAGGTTCGACTGACTATGTCCGGGAGAAATTCACGTTTAAAAATAATTCGGGCGGGTAGAAAAATGAATGCTCGTTTGTATAGGGGGATGTCGGCCGTCGATCGAAAGCATCTTATTTCTTTATTGGCTCAATTAAAAAAATAA
- a CDS encoding YciI family protein: MKFFLIELEYLVPLEKLDQAVTAHREFLQTLYDVGTFLLSGPKEPRNGGMIIARSISLEKISDIMKDDPFAKLGYANYKYTEFHPVKHQPFIKSWVEG; the protein is encoded by the coding sequence ATGAAATTTTTCCTGATCGAATTAGAATATTTAGTACCCCTCGAAAAATTAGACCAAGCTGTTACGGCTCATAGAGAGTTTTTACAAACCTTATACGATGTAGGCACCTTTCTTCTTTCCGGACCGAAAGAACCAAGAAACGGTGGAATGATTATCGCAAGATCCATCTCCTTAGAGAAGATCAGTGATATAATGAAAGACGATCCGTTTGCAAAATTAGGTTACGCAAACTATAAATACACCGAATTTCATCCCGTAAAACATCAACCGTTTATAAAAAGTTGGGTAGAAGGTTAA
- a CDS encoding SRPBCC domain-containing protein, whose protein sequence is MKTDQKELKVELRGEREVVATRYFAAPRQLVFDCFTKPELMLRWLTGPEGWKLETIENDLRVGGKYLYVFADQNGTKMGVYGKFLEVVIPEKVANDENYATDMSTFNPNGPENPDATVESRTFTAEGNLTLMTHVVKFASAEVREAEIGAVEAWKELCLVLDKLLLELV, encoded by the coding sequence ATGAAAACAGATCAAAAAGAACTGAAGGTCGAGTTACGAGGTGAAAGAGAAGTTGTCGCTACACGTTATTTTGCCGCGCCTCGCCAATTGGTATTCGATTGTTTTACAAAACCGGAGTTGATGCTTAGGTGGCTGACTGGTCCAGAAGGTTGGAAGCTTGAGACTATAGAGAACGATCTTAGGGTTGGTGGCAAATACCTTTACGTCTTTGCAGATCAAAACGGAACCAAAATGGGGGTTTATGGAAAATTCCTAGAGGTGGTTATTCCTGAGAAGGTAGCGAATGACGAGAATTATGCGACAGACATGTCTACGTTTAATCCGAATGGTCCGGAAAATCCGGATGCTACCGTAGAGTCGCGCACCTTTACTGCCGAAGGTAATCTAACTCTCATGACTCATGTGGTTAAATTCGCTTCTGCCGAAGTGCGCGAGGCAGAAATAGGTGCAGTCGAAGCTTGGAAGGAGCTATGCCTAGTGCTCGATAAATTACTTTTGGAGCTTGTTTGA